TGCTTTCTTTTGGATAACCTATATTGTTATTGGGCTTGGTTCTAATGTAATGGATGAATGGGGCATCATGATGAGTAAAGAAGTACGAAATCCCCACTTAACCATTATTATGCATGCTATCACTCAATTGGGAGATGTGTACATTTTAGTGATTGTTGTTGTCTTATTTGTTACTGGCTGGTGGAAAAAACATCGAGTAGAATCCTTGTTTTTTTTAGGCACGCTTGCTCTTGGTTTTTTAGGTAAAGAAATTTTTAAAAGAACGATTATGCGTGAGCGACCTATTGATGTAAATTTGATCGATCTGCCTTCCTCATGGTCCTTTCCCAGTGGACATACGACCTTTAGTACTTTATTTTTTGGAATGGGAGCCTATCTATTATGGAAGCATCAACGTGGGAGTACGAACACATGGATTTGGCCGATGATAGGTATTGCAATTCCTTTGTTGGTTGGATGTAGCCGAATTTATTTAGGGGTTCATTTTTTCAGTGATGTTGTCGCAGCTTGGTTATATTCAGCTGGATGTATTCTTGTATCAGCCTATTTGTATGAAAGAAGACAGATACGAGGTGTGAGCAATCAATAAAAAGAGTAGCAAAACAGACTCTATTGACATATTAATGGGAAAGATGGTACGGTAAAGATGAATTGTTATATTTATCTGACTATTCCTCGGTAGCTCAATAGTGGAACACCCGGCTGTTAACCGGTAGGCTGGCGGTTCAAGTCCATCCTGAGGATCCATGCTCCTGTAGCTCAGTCGGTAGAGCGTTTCCATGGTAAGGAAGAGGTCGCAGGTTCGATTCCTGTCGGGAGCACTCCTTTTTTCGTTTCTATATTGATGAGGCGTGACCTAGCGGGGGAGCGTCTCTTTTTATTGAGGAAAATTTTCTTTTTAACAGTTTCAACTTTGCTTTTTTCTGGAAAAAAACAAAAACTGTGTTACAATGATATGCATAAACACTTATATTGACATTGGTATGCATCAGTATGCAAAAGAGTTGCTGTTTTGGGGACTACACGACAGTAGTGTAATCAGTTCTTCAAATAACTTTTTATATGGCGAAACCTTTTACCTGCTTGATCGTATACCTTACTTGTCAGTCGAAAAGAGAGGGGAATTTATACTATTATGAAACGAAACAAGCTGTTGATGGTCTTAATGGCATTAGCTCTAATGTTTACGACCGTTGGAATAAACGCTCATGAAGTAGACGCAAAACGCGGTGGTGGATACAAATCTGGTTCGAAGTCATTCCAACCTACACAAAGTACCACTACTCCCAAATCTAATGCAAAGCAAGATCAAAACGTAAATAGCAAAACGAACACTACTACCCCAGCGGCAAGTACTGCTAGCAAAAGCGGCGGTTTCATGAAAGGGTTGTTGTTTGGTGGATTGGCAGGTATGTTGTTTGGTGGTCTCCTAGGTCACCTAGGCGGTTTTGGAGCGTTTGCTGCCGCATTATTGAATATCCTGATTTTAGTAGGGATTATCTTGTTGGTGGTTCGTCTCTTCCAAATGGTACGAAATAATAAAAATAATAATAAATATAAGGAACAGGAAAACCGATGGAAACAATAAGACTATTAGAACAAGATCTTATTAATGCAATCTGTCTTTACATTGCTGAAAAAAGAGAGGTCGAACCTTTTCAAGTAAATGTTGAACTGATGTGGGATGAGGAATATGGTTATTCTGCAGAAGTGAATGCGAACGGACGTGAACAGGTGCTGATTGAGGCCAACATGCTAGAGGCCCTGCGCAAGTATTTACGTGACCAAATGGAATTAGATCCATTTTCGGCTCGAATTCAGCTAGATATTGATGATGAAGAGGGCATGATTGCTCTTGTTTCTTATAATTCATAACTAAAAGCCACGTAGAGCTTATACACTCTACGTGGCTTTTTGCATGTTTAACTAGTTGCTAGTACTCTGTTACGATTTTTTGACCTCACTAGTATCATTCATAAATAATCGCCAGAAGTATAGGAAGCCTGGAGCAAGAATAGCAAATCCTACGATATAGACAACAAACATAGCTCGAAAGTTATCTGGGTGTGTGAAGCCTGATTCAATCGTAACATGTGGATAAACCAAATACGGAAGATGAGCCACGCCATAGGCATAGCTAGCTAACAAGTACTGGATGACGGCAGCAATGGTAGCCAGGCGAGGTAAGCTAAGCCAGCCTTTTCGTTTAGACGTACCAAATAGTGATGCATAGGAGAGTAGGAAAAAACCAGCAGAAGCAACGAGCCAGCCAATTTGAGAACGTAGATTGGTATATATCCAATTAGCTTCGGTAGACATGGTGATCACAACAGCAATAGCCAGTACAATTGAGATGGGACCTACAATCCGAGCATCTCTGCGATAAATTTGAAATGCTTCTCGCTCACCAAGAACATTAGAAAAATCGGCTAGTAATAACGAAGAAAGAAAAAGAGTACTAGTTATCGCCAGTCCAATATACATATATTCATGTGGACTTGAAAACAGCCTGAGTAGTTGAAGCTGTTCGTAGCCATTTTCAAGCGTTATAAAACCGCCCTGCGTGATTGGTAACACACTGATTAATAGAGCAGGAATTAAGATGCCAGTAATACCTGAGACTATCGACATCATTTTACGATAATCCTCTACTACATGAGAGAAGACTAGGAAGGCACTTCGCAGCAACAGCAATAGCAATATTAAACTACCAGGTATAATCAATACAGTACCTAATGTATAGGTAGCCCCTGGGAAGAAGGTAACAAGTGCTATGACGATAAGTACAATAAAGACATTCGTTACTTCCCAGGATGGAGAGAGGTAACGATTAGCGATTTGCGTTGCTTTCGTCTGCTCACGATCACGATAAATCATGGACCAAAAGCCTGCGCCGAAGTCAATGGAAGCAGCGACTGAGTAAATAAATACGAAGCCCCACAGCATTGTAACGGCAATAATGGTTTCACTCATGCTTCTCCCTCCAAACTGATGGGATGTCGACGGAAATAATAGCGGAAGACTAGGATTGTTGCGATAGCCATGAACAGATAGATTCCTAAGAATAACAGAAATAGCGTACCTAAGCCCTGTGATTGCGTAGTAGCATCTGCTGTCTTCATAACACGATATAAAATCCAGGGTTGACGGCCCGTGCATGCGAAGATCCAGCCAGCCTCGATACCTAGCATGGATAAAGGACCACTTAGGACAAAAATCCACATTACCCACCGAGGATAATGAGAATGTTTGAGCCATTTTTTCCAAGCAAAACCGATAAAACCAACAAAAATGAGTGCACCACCAACCAAGACCATAAAATTAAAGAGAGTGTGGACAAAGAGTGGTGGCCATTCATCCCTTGGAAAGTCATTTAGCCCAACTACCACCTCATTTGGTGTGTTTCCGGCTAGCACACTTAGCATCCAAGGAATTTCGACCCCATATTTTACTTGCTGTGTTGCCTCATCTGTAACACCACCAAGAACAAGAGGAGCATGGGACTGAGTCTCAAATAAGCCCTCTGCTGCGGCTAATTTTTCTGGTTGATATTGATGTAAATGTTGAGCTGAATCATGCCCATTAATCCCTGTTAATAAGGAAAATGTACCGCCTACCACTAGACCCATTAATAAGGCTTTTTGATGAAACGCATATTCACGCGAGGATTTGTTAACTCGTAGCATTTTGTAGGCAGCGATGGATGCTATTACAAATGCACCCGTCATATAGGCGGAAACAACTACATGCCCGGCTGTGACAAAAAAGCTGGGGTTAAAAAATGCCTTCCAAGGATCTACGTCAACCACTTCTCCATTAACCAAATGAAAGCCGGTCGGGGTTCCCTCAAAGGCGTGAACATTAGTAATGAGCACAGCAGAAGCAGTCGCCCCAATCAATACAAGTAGTACACTTAGGATACGCATTTTGGGAGATAGTCGATGTGCTGCATATACATAAATAGATAAAAATAAGGCTTCTAAAAAAAAGGCAAAGATTTCAATTTGGAATGGGAGGGAGATAACTTTGCCGACGACTTCCATAAAACCGGGCCATAGTAAGGATAATTGAACACCTGAGATCGTTCCAGAGGGAATAGCGATTCCAAGTAAAATGGCCTGTCCCTTGGTCCAACGCTTTGCCATTAGTGAATAGTCGGTGTCCTTCGTGCGTTGATACAACAGCTCTGCGATTAAAATCATTAGCGGTAAGCCAACGCCAAGCGAAGCAAAAATAATATGAAAACCCATAGTCATTCCAAAGGTGCTTCTGGCGATCAGAATTTGATCCATATCCCATCAACCTTTCTCCGTAACAAGTTCCTCCTTACCTTTGCATATTTTTCCTGTTATTATGCATGGAAGCTGGAAAAATCACCCATTTACTAGGGGAATAGATTGATTACTAAGGAAAAACGTGCTAGATTCAGGTTCACCCGTTCAACAAACGTCTGTCCGACGCAAGCCTATGCGGTGTCAGACCGTAGAGAACCGGAATATTATCGGATAAATTATGGTAATCTAGCGGAGGGATTTATTAGCGTCTATTTACGAGAAATCTACAGCTTCGCAACTGTAGGTGTAAAATAAATCGGCGACCGAATATCGATGTTCGATTTATCAATCGCACAAAAAAAGAAGGAGCAGTATTCGCCCCTTCTTTAGATATATTTGGGTACCAAAATAATCTTAAGGTACAGTTATGAATTTGGAGGTACAGTATTATTGTAGAGTTACTAGCTTTTATGCGACCCAACATTTGTCTTTTGCTAGAAAGCCGTGCTTCAGGTTCACGACTCCCATTAGTAAGTCTCTCTTAGCTCATACTCATCGAAATTTCGAGTTCAACAAGTTCTCTAACCGCTTTGATACCAGAATGAAGGTCTCGGTTCAATGCCTTCGCTTCAAGCTAAACCCCAATACCGTTGCTGACTTATTTGTGATTTACAAATCAGGCTCCTGTTTTTCAAGCTCTTGAAGCATCCCTCTTAATTGTTCTACCACTGGAGCCGGCGCTTTCTTTGGTGAACCTGAATCAAACGGGGGCATAGGATCGTATTCCAAAATCAGCTGAACCGCTTTGCTCATATCTTCCCCCGATTCCCATGCTACTAATTGGAGTGCCATGTCGATGCCGGAGGAGACACCGGCTGCTGTAACAATTTTGCCTTGGCGAACCACTCTCTCATCAGTTGGGATGGCACCAAGAGAATGGAGTAGGTCGAAGGAGCTCCAATGACTAGTTGCCTTCACTCCATGTAACAAACCTGCGGCACTCAAAATTAGAGAACCGGTACACACCGATGTAGTCCACTTCGTCGTCTCATGTATTTGCCGAATCCAATTCAACGTGGTTTCATCATTCATCGGAGTTTTATAATTAGGCGGACTGCAACCAGGAACGACAAGAATATCAGCTGAAGTTACTTCAGAAAAACTGTAATCCGCATGCAAATAACCCATTTTCGAATCCAGTTTGATTAACCCCTTATCCTTAGCGACAAACTTTACTTTGCTGCCCGTTACGGCAGCAAATACTTCATACGGCCCCAATGCATCCAGCGCTGTGATCCCATTGTAAAGCATGATTGCGACTTCCATGATGATCCCTCCCGTAAGCAATATGAATAATTCATCTCACATACATATTACTATACCCACGTAAGGTATATCGGTGTCGATATTGTGAAGAACACTATTCGGACGTTATGGTCATTCGAATTTCAGAAGGGTCCATTTGTCTTAAACGGAGCTATTCAAAGGAAGCCCAAATGTCCACGCTGTGATTTTATAGTGTACATTTCTCATATGCTTACTGTGGTTTGATTGGCAATTATAGTACGCAAAATCTTTATCCAGTAACGCACTCGCTTCTTGAGGAAGTAGTAGCTACTTCGAACGGTACTCAATTCCAACTTTCAAGATAGACGCGGGCAGGGCCTGTATTCTTACAAAGGAAGAGATGGCCGGCTTGGCATTATATGGGGGGGATTGGCGGGGCATTATAACGTGAGGAGAAAGTTTGGTCTTTGGATAACGGAAGAATACGAAAAATGTACCACAACAACGACCTTACAATGAAGAATAAAGTAGCTTGTATTATCTGTTTTAAGAATGGGATGAGAGATCGTAGTAAAGAAAAAGAAAATTAATATCTAAAAAATGAAAGAGCCTCCCTTTAGGAGGCATTAGATTAATTTATTTGATCACATTGCCAAACATTACAAAAACTTTGTGGTTCAGCAGCGATTGCCGCACTGGAAAGTGATAAGATCATCAAAGTAATAAATCCTATAGTACATATCTTTTTCATATAATCACTCTCTCTTTTTAGTAGTGTAGGAATTTAATTTTCAGAAATAGTTACCATGGACATTCCTGTTGCATACCTTTAGGCGCTGGTTTGCATTCAGGTTTACCTACTGGACAATCGGATTTAACATAAGGATCGGGGTTGCACAAATTTGCAAAAGTAGGCTTAGGTGAAATTGTAACCATGCCTCCAACGATTAATGCAGCAGTAAAAAATACACCCATTATTTTCTTCATGAAATGATCTCCTTTGCTGTTAAATTATGTATTGTTCATCAATTATATTATTATATTATTATTTATATTTCAAACTTTTAAATAATACAGCAAGAAATTATTGGTATAAATTAAAAAATGATAAAATTCTGTTTCGTTATATAAAATTAATTGATTAAAATCCCTATGAAACTTTAAGATTTAGAGATAACTACTTCAGATTGTACGAGTATTGTGGAAGCTTACCCAAGGAACAACTATTACAAAGTCTACAAAGATTACTAGATAATTATGACAAGGAAACTGGCAAAAACGTTAGATAAAGGGAAGGTATTGTGGAGATGAC
This is a stretch of genomic DNA from Brevibacillus laterosporus DSM 25. It encodes these proteins:
- a CDS encoding phosphatase PAP2 family protein, whose translation is MENDRMQDPSPFYSRFSLMLAAVLFVAFFWITYIVIGLGSNVMDEWGIMMSKEVRNPHLTIIMHAITQLGDVYILVIVVVLFVTGWWKKHRVESLFFLGTLALGFLGKEIFKRTIMRERPIDVNLIDLPSSWSFPSGHTTFSTLFFGMGAYLLWKHQRGSTNTWIWPMIGIAIPLLVGCSRIYLGVHFFSDVVAAWLYSAGCILVSAYLYERRQIRGVSNQ
- a CDS encoding YxcD family protein, whose product is METIRLLEQDLINAICLYIAEKREVEPFQVNVELMWDEEYGYSAEVNANGREQVLIEANMLEALRKYLRDQMELDPFSARIQLDIDDEEGMIALVSYNS
- a CDS encoding cytochrome d ubiquinol oxidase subunit II, which translates into the protein MSETIIAVTMLWGFVFIYSVAASIDFGAGFWSMIYRDREQTKATQIANRYLSPSWEVTNVFIVLIVIALVTFFPGATYTLGTVLIIPGSLILLLLLLRSAFLVFSHVVEDYRKMMSIVSGITGILIPALLISVLPITQGGFITLENGYEQLQLLRLFSSPHEYMYIGLAITSTLFLSSLLLADFSNVLGEREAFQIYRRDARIVGPISIVLAIAVVITMSTEANWIYTNLRSQIGWLVASAGFFLLSYASLFGTSKRKGWLSLPRLATIAAVIQYLLASYAYGVAHLPYLVYPHVTIESGFTHPDNFRAMFVVYIVGFAILAPGFLYFWRLFMNDTSEVKKS
- a CDS encoding cytochrome ubiquinol oxidase subunit I, translating into MDQILIARSTFGMTMGFHIIFASLGVGLPLMILIAELLYQRTKDTDYSLMAKRWTKGQAILLGIAIPSGTISGVQLSLLWPGFMEVVGKVISLPFQIEIFAFFLEALFLSIYVYAAHRLSPKMRILSVLLVLIGATASAVLITNVHAFEGTPTGFHLVNGEVVDVDPWKAFFNPSFFVTAGHVVVSAYMTGAFVIASIAAYKMLRVNKSSREYAFHQKALLMGLVVGGTFSLLTGINGHDSAQHLHQYQPEKLAAAEGLFETQSHAPLVLGGVTDEATQQVKYGVEIPWMLSVLAGNTPNEVVVGLNDFPRDEWPPLFVHTLFNFMVLVGGALIFVGFIGFAWKKWLKHSHYPRWVMWIFVLSGPLSMLGIEAGWIFACTGRQPWILYRVMKTADATTQSQGLGTLFLLFLGIYLFMAIATILVFRYYFRRHPISLEGEA
- a CDS encoding DJ-1/PfpI family protein, coding for MEVAIMLYNGITALDALGPYEVFAAVTGSKVKFVAKDKGLIKLDSKMGYLHADYSFSEVTSADILVVPGCSPPNYKTPMNDETTLNWIRQIHETTKWTTSVCTGSLILSAAGLLHGVKATSHWSSFDLLHSLGAIPTDERVVRQGKIVTAAGVSSGIDMALQLVAWESGEDMSKAVQLILEYDPMPPFDSGSPKKAPAPVVEQLRGMLQELEKQEPDL